Proteins encoded within one genomic window of Budorcas taxicolor isolate Tak-1 chromosome 12, Takin1.1, whole genome shotgun sequence:
- the CDX2 gene encoding homeobox protein CDX-2 — protein MYVSYLLDKDVSMYPSSVRHSGSLNLAPQNFVSPPQYPDYGGYHVAAAAAAAANLDSAQSPGPSWPAAYGAPLREDWNGYAPGGAAAAANAVAHGLNGGSPAAAMGYSGPADYHPHHHPHHHAHHPGAAPSCASGLLQTLNPGPPGPVATAAAEQLSPGGQRRNLCEWMRKPAQPALGSQVKTRTKDKYRVVYTDHQRLELEKEFHYSRYITIRRKAELAATLGLSERQVKIWFQNRRAKERKINKKKLQQQQQQPPPPSGPQPPQPQPGPLRSVPEPLSPVSSLQGSVPGVLGPAGGVLNPTVTQ, from the exons ATGTACGTGAGCTACCTCCTGGACAAGGACGTGAGCATGTATCCCAGCTCCGTGCGCCACTCTGGCAGCCTCAACCTGGCCCCGCAGAACTTCGTCAGCCCCCCGCAGTACCCGGACTATGGCGGATACCATGTGgcggccgcggccgccgccgccgccaacCTGGACAGCGCGCAGTCCCCGGGGCCGTCCTGGCCGGCCGCCTACGGCGCTCCGCTCCGCGAGGACTGGAACGGCTACGCGCCGGGGGGCGCGGCGGCCGCCGCCAACGCCGTAGCGCACGGCCTCAACGGGGGCTCCCCGGCCGCCGCCATGGGCTACAGCGGGCCCGCCGATTACCACCCGCACCATCACCCGCACCACCACGCGCACCACCCGGGCGCCGCGCCCTCCTGCGCCTCCGGCTTGCTGCAGACGCTCAACCCCGGCCCCCCCGGGCCGgtcgccaccgccgccgccgagcAGCTGTCGCCGGGCGGACAGCGGCGGAACCTGTGCGAGTGGATGCGGAAGCCCGCGCAGCCGGCGCTGGGCAGCCAAG TGAAAACCAGGACGAAAGACAAATACCGGGTCGTGTACACGGACCACCAGCGTCTGGAGCTGGAGAAGGAGTTTCACTACAGTCGCTACATTACCATCCGGAGGAAAGCTGAACTGGCCGCCACACTGGGGCTCTCAGAGAGGCAG GTTAAAATTTGGTTTCAGAACCgcagagcaaaggaaaggaaaatcaaCAAGAAGAAGttgcaacagcagcagcaacagccacCCCCGCCTTCTGGGCCACAGCCTCCGCAGCCACAGCCAGGTCCACTGAGAAGCGTCCCGGAGCCCCTGAGCCCCGTGTCTTCCCTGCAAGGCTCGGTGCCTGGGGTCCTGGGGCCAGCTGGGGGGGTGTTAAACCCTACTGTCACCCAGTGA